In Lycium ferocissimum isolate CSIRO_LF1 chromosome 11, AGI_CSIRO_Lferr_CH_V1, whole genome shotgun sequence, a single genomic region encodes these proteins:
- the LOC132037914 gene encoding glutaredoxin-C9-like, giving the protein MMQQALPYKSSCLTLTPRVHHVSRSNSSLLYVKGSKDELKNVVKDNAAIVVGRRGCCMSHVVKRLLQCLGANPAIYEIEEQDENEVVDELENIIGGDGRKETERLQLPAVFVGGELFGGLDRIMAAHITGELSPVLKKAGALWL; this is encoded by the coding sequence ATGATGCAACAAGCACTTCCATACAAGTCATCATGTTTAACCTTAACTCCACGAGTTCATCATGTAAGTAGGAGTAATTCTTCATTATTATACGTTAAAGGTTCAAAAGACGAACTGAAAAACGTCGTTAAAGACAACGCGGCTATAGTTGTGGGACGACGAGGTTGCTGTATGAGTCATGTCGTTAAGCGTTTGCTTCAGTGTCTTGGAGCCAATCCAGCTATATATGAAATCGAAGAACAAGACGAAAATGAGGTAGTTGATGAACTTGAGAATATTATTGGTGGTGATGGTAGGAAAGAGACTGAGAGGTTGCAGTTGCCAGCGGTGTTTGTTGGAGGAGAGTTGTTTGGTGGATTGGATCGGATTATGGCTGCTCATATTACTGGAGAGTTGTCTCCTGTATTGAAAAAAGCTGGTGCCTTGTGGCTTTGa
- the LOC132037911 gene encoding protein ECERIFERUM 16 isoform X2, with protein sequence MDAKSLAKSKRAHSLHLNKKHNPHHASKGSSAGSGTSGGDKKATTVKQVKEKPKSKLPSNWDRYEEENSDSETATQEGASDVVEPKSKGADYAYLLSEAKSQFQYSSENVSFCDDILDDFYQGLGALLSAKGQSKLSWIAEDNFAMEDKAPPPTKASFLSLDLQALSEQLERASLSERLFIEPDLLPLELVCTESQAAPEEKHEGGLASSQSSTLEKDSISLTSPSVYESNKNRNQHSEFSHLSSTTSCSRHPTLADESSNPSSAFKDEILQSEGAGQNDASMFASEFNTSSVAKKPTAFKAAAAEAELDMLLDSVTEIEISESTNVTDQSSRPYPVTQAGTPTPLSEGTSSKRGHDLAKPAISDISLDDTLDDLLKETSTVTNKTEASPPNEVNSTAGYTPSASQLVSKPKIIDDFDSWFDTL encoded by the exons ATGGACGCAAAATCATTGGCGAAATCGAAAAGAGCTCATTCTTTACATCTTAATAAGAAGCATAATCCACATCATGCATCTAAGGGTTCTTCTGCTGGTTCTGGCACGTCTGGCGGTGATAAGAAGGCTACTACCGTCAAGCAAGTCAAGGAAAAGCCTAAATCGAAACTCCCCTCGAATTGGGATCGATATGAAGAAGAGAATTCAGATTCTGAAACTGCGACTCAGGAAGGCGCAAGTGACGTGGTCGAGCCAAAAAGTAAAGGAGCAGATTATGCATACTTGCTTTCGGAGGCCAAGTCTCAATTTCAGTATTCTTCAGAGAATGTTTctttttgtgatgatattttagaTG ACTTTTATCAGGGCCTAGGAGCATTACTCTCTGCAAAAGGGCAAAGCAAGTTATCGTGGATAGCTGAAGACAATTTTGCAATGGAAGATAAGGCACCTCCTCCGACTAAG GCAtcatttctttcacttgatCTACAAGCTCTTTCAGAGCAGCTTGAAAGAGCAAGTCTATCAGAGAGGCTTTTCATTGAACCAGATCTACTTCCTTTGGAGCTAGTATGTACT GAGTCGCAAGCAGCACCTGAAGAGAAACATGAAGGCGGTCTAGCTTCAAGCCAGAGTTCAACATTGGAAAAAGACTCCATTTCATTAACCTCCCCTAGTGTCTATGAAAGTAACAAAAACAGGAATCAACATTCTGAATTCTCGCATCTGAGCTCCACAACCAGCTGTAGCCGGCATCCAACTTTAGCTGATGAATCCTCTAACCCTTCGAGTGCTTTTAAGGATGAGATTTTGCAATCTGAAGGAGCTGGACAAAATGATGCATCAATGTTTGCTTCAGAATTCAACACGAGTTCTGTTGCTAAGAAACCGACTGCATTTAAGGCAGCAGCTGCAGAAGCAGAGCTTGACATGCTTCTCGATTCAGTCACCGAGATTGAAATTTCTGAGTCCACAAATGTAACTGACCAGTCTAGTCGTCCTTACCCCGTGACACAAGCAGGAACACCAACTCCATTATCAGAAGGGACATCGTCCAAGAGAGGCCATGATTTGGCTAAACCTGCAATATCAGATATCAGTTTGGATGATACATTAGATGATCTTCTCAAAGAAACATCCACTGTGACTAACAAAACCGAGGCTTCGCCACCTAATGAGGTAAACTCCACTGCTGGTTATACACCATCTGCCTCTCAACTGGTCTCCAAGCCTAAAATTATCGACGATTTTGATTCATGGTTTGACACATTGTAA
- the LOC132037911 gene encoding protein ECERIFERUM 16 isoform X1 has protein sequence MDAKSLAKSKRAHSLHLNKKHNPHHASKGSSAGSGTSGGDKKATTVKQVKEKPKSKLPSNWDRYEEENSDSETATQEGASDVVEPKSKGADYAYLLSEAKSQFQYSSENVSFCDDILDDFYQGLGALLSAKGQSKLSWIAEDNFAMEDKAPPPTKASFLSLDLQALSEQLERASLSERLFIEPDLLPLELRTEESQAAPEEKHEGGLASSQSSTLEKDSISLTSPSVYESNKNRNQHSEFSHLSSTTSCSRHPTLADESSNPSSAFKDEILQSEGAGQNDASMFASEFNTSSVAKKPTAFKAAAAEAELDMLLDSVTEIEISESTNVTDQSSRPYPVTQAGTPTPLSEGTSSKRGHDLAKPAISDISLDDTLDDLLKETSTVTNKTEASPPNEVNSTAGYTPSASQLVSKPKIIDDFDSWFDTL, from the exons ATGGACGCAAAATCATTGGCGAAATCGAAAAGAGCTCATTCTTTACATCTTAATAAGAAGCATAATCCACATCATGCATCTAAGGGTTCTTCTGCTGGTTCTGGCACGTCTGGCGGTGATAAGAAGGCTACTACCGTCAAGCAAGTCAAGGAAAAGCCTAAATCGAAACTCCCCTCGAATTGGGATCGATATGAAGAAGAGAATTCAGATTCTGAAACTGCGACTCAGGAAGGCGCAAGTGACGTGGTCGAGCCAAAAAGTAAAGGAGCAGATTATGCATACTTGCTTTCGGAGGCCAAGTCTCAATTTCAGTATTCTTCAGAGAATGTTTctttttgtgatgatattttagaTG ACTTTTATCAGGGCCTAGGAGCATTACTCTCTGCAAAAGGGCAAAGCAAGTTATCGTGGATAGCTGAAGACAATTTTGCAATGGAAGATAAGGCACCTCCTCCGACTAAG GCAtcatttctttcacttgatCTACAAGCTCTTTCAGAGCAGCTTGAAAGAGCAAGTCTATCAGAGAGGCTTTTCATTGAACCAGATCTACTTCCTTTGGAGCTA CGAACTGAGGAGTCGCAAGCAGCACCTGAAGAGAAACATGAAGGCGGTCTAGCTTCAAGCCAGAGTTCAACATTGGAAAAAGACTCCATTTCATTAACCTCCCCTAGTGTCTATGAAAGTAACAAAAACAGGAATCAACATTCTGAATTCTCGCATCTGAGCTCCACAACCAGCTGTAGCCGGCATCCAACTTTAGCTGATGAATCCTCTAACCCTTCGAGTGCTTTTAAGGATGAGATTTTGCAATCTGAAGGAGCTGGACAAAATGATGCATCAATGTTTGCTTCAGAATTCAACACGAGTTCTGTTGCTAAGAAACCGACTGCATTTAAGGCAGCAGCTGCAGAAGCAGAGCTTGACATGCTTCTCGATTCAGTCACCGAGATTGAAATTTCTGAGTCCACAAATGTAACTGACCAGTCTAGTCGTCCTTACCCCGTGACACAAGCAGGAACACCAACTCCATTATCAGAAGGGACATCGTCCAAGAGAGGCCATGATTTGGCTAAACCTGCAATATCAGATATCAGTTTGGATGATACATTAGATGATCTTCTCAAAGAAACATCCACTGTGACTAACAAAACCGAGGCTTCGCCACCTAATGAGGTAAACTCCACTGCTGGTTATACACCATCTGCCTCTCAACTGGTCTCCAAGCCTAAAATTATCGACGATTTTGATTCATGGTTTGACACATTGTAA